From a single Micromonospora pallida genomic region:
- the rplA gene encoding 50S ribosomal protein L1, translating to MQRSKSYRKAAEVIDRSKLYSPAEAVKLAKETTAVKFDATVEVAMRLGVDPRKADQMVRGTVNLPHGTGKTARVIVFAAGAKAEEATAAGADEVGTDELVARIQEGWLDFDAAIATPDQMAKIGRIARILGPRGLMPNPKTGTVTMDVAKAVTDIKGGKIAFRVDKHSNLHLIIGKASFSETQLIDNYAAVLDEVLRVKPSAAKGKYLKKVTLTTTMGPGVPVDPNVVKNLNEAASEG from the coding sequence ATGCAGCGCAGCAAGAGCTACCGCAAGGCCGCCGAGGTCATCGACCGGTCGAAGCTGTACAGCCCGGCCGAGGCGGTCAAGCTCGCCAAGGAGACCACTGCGGTCAAGTTCGACGCCACGGTCGAGGTCGCCATGCGCCTCGGCGTCGACCCCCGCAAGGCGGACCAGATGGTCCGTGGCACGGTCAACCTGCCGCACGGCACCGGTAAGACCGCCCGCGTGATCGTCTTCGCCGCCGGTGCGAAGGCCGAAGAGGCCACCGCCGCCGGTGCCGACGAGGTGGGCACCGACGAGCTGGTCGCCCGGATCCAGGAGGGCTGGCTCGACTTCGACGCGGCGATCGCCACGCCGGACCAGATGGCCAAGATCGGCCGGATCGCGCGGATCCTGGGCCCGCGCGGTCTCATGCCGAACCCGAAGACGGGCACGGTGACCATGGACGTCGCCAAGGCCGTCACGGACATCAAGGGCGGCAAGATCGCCTTCCGGGTGGACAAGCACTCGAACCTGCACCTGATCATCGGCAAGGCGTCCTTCTCCGAGACGCAGCTGATCGACAACTACGCGGCAGTCCTCGACGAGGTGCTGCGGGTCAAGCCGTCGGCCGCCAAGGGCAAGTACCTCAAGAAGGTCACCCTCACCACCACCATGGGTCCGGGCGTTCCGGTCGACCCGAACGTGGTGAAGAACCTGAACGAGGCAGCCTCCGAGGGCTGA
- the rplK gene encoding 50S ribosomal protein L11, protein MPPKKKLVKTFTLQLPAGQATPAPPVGPALGQHGVNIMEFCKTYNAQTESQRGDIVPAQISVYEDRTFSFVLKTPPAARLLIKAAGVQKGSGVPQKDKVGSVTRAQLREIAEKKMADLNANDLDQAEKIIAGTARSMGIVVND, encoded by the coding sequence ATGCCTCCGAAGAAGAAGCTCGTCAAGACGTTCACGCTTCAGCTGCCGGCGGGCCAGGCGACCCCGGCCCCGCCGGTCGGTCCCGCGCTCGGTCAGCACGGCGTCAACATCATGGAATTCTGCAAGACGTACAACGCGCAGACCGAGTCGCAGCGGGGCGACATCGTCCCCGCCCAGATCAGCGTGTACGAGGACCGGACCTTCAGCTTCGTGCTGAAGACCCCGCCCGCCGCCCGGCTGCTGATCAAGGCCGCCGGCGTGCAGAAGGGCTCCGGGGTCCCGCAGAAGGACAAGGTCGGCTCGGTCACCCGCGCCCAGCTGCGCGAGATCGCCGAGAAGAAGATGGCCGACCTCAACGCCAACGACCTCGACCAGGCTGAGAAGATCATCGCCGGCACCGCCCGGTCGATGGGCATCGTCGTCAACGACTGA